Proteins encoded in a region of the Paenibacillus sp. W2I17 genome:
- the hemA gene encoding glutamyl-tRNA reductase codes for MHIVVVGLNYRTAPVEVRERFTFAEKDLSEALQQLKLTKSVLEGVIVATCNRTELYVVVDRLHMCGYFIRTFMEQWFNVPREEFTQHLYIYEDDQAMRHLFRVICGLDSMVIGETQILGQVKQAFLKAQEEKSTGTWFNKLFKQAVTLGKRAHSETSIGESAVSVSYAAVELGKRIFGMFTDKKVLILGAGKMSELTVKHLYANGASEVIVANRTLARAEELAAKFRGTPCTMEQALDRLNEVDIVISSTGAERYVMDAAVVRESMKRRQSRPLFLIDIAVPRDIDPAIGELSNVFLYDIDDLEGIVESNLEMRKVEAAKIERMIELEMEDYYHWLKTLGVRPVIRALQEKGVSIHEETMDSLFNKLPELDEHQRKVIRRLTKSIVNQMTTDPINRIKEMAGTKQGDEALRMFTQIFALEDAVEMAAEKVSQSDATALAKPAAHLNENRQDPVPAYAPAGV; via the coding sequence ATGCACATCGTTGTCGTTGGTTTGAATTATCGCACGGCGCCTGTAGAGGTTAGGGAACGATTCACATTTGCAGAAAAGGATTTGTCTGAAGCGCTGCAGCAGCTCAAGCTGACCAAGAGTGTATTGGAAGGTGTAATCGTAGCCACATGTAACCGTACCGAGTTGTATGTTGTGGTGGACCGTCTTCACATGTGTGGTTATTTTATTCGAACATTCATGGAACAATGGTTTAATGTACCACGGGAAGAATTTACGCAACACTTATATATATATGAAGATGATCAAGCCATGCGCCATTTGTTCCGTGTCATCTGCGGACTAGATTCCATGGTCATTGGTGAGACTCAGATTCTTGGACAGGTGAAACAGGCTTTTCTTAAAGCGCAGGAAGAGAAATCAACAGGTACCTGGTTTAATAAGTTATTTAAGCAGGCAGTTACATTGGGCAAACGGGCACATTCGGAGACTTCCATTGGGGAGAGCGCCGTATCTGTCAGTTATGCTGCTGTTGAACTCGGTAAGAGGATTTTTGGCATGTTCACAGATAAGAAGGTGCTCATTTTGGGTGCCGGCAAGATGAGTGAACTAACCGTGAAACATCTCTATGCCAACGGGGCATCTGAGGTCATTGTGGCGAATCGCACGCTCGCAAGAGCTGAAGAATTGGCAGCCAAGTTCCGGGGTACACCTTGTACGATGGAACAGGCATTAGATCGACTTAATGAAGTTGATATTGTGATAAGTTCCACTGGAGCTGAACGTTATGTCATGGATGCAGCAGTGGTACGAGAGAGTATGAAGCGTCGTCAATCTCGTCCATTGTTCCTGATTGATATTGCGGTTCCACGCGATATTGATCCGGCGATAGGTGAATTATCCAACGTATTTCTCTATGACATTGATGATCTGGAAGGAATCGTGGAGAGCAACCTGGAGATGCGTAAGGTGGAAGCTGCCAAAATTGAGAGAATGATTGAGCTTGAGATGGAGGATTATTACCATTGGCTCAAAACGTTGGGTGTTCGTCCCGTTATTCGCGCTTTGCAGGAAAAAGGTGTCTCCATTCATGAAGAAACGATGGATAGCCTGTTTAATAAACTGCCTGAGCTCGATGAACATCAACGGAAAGTCATTCGTCGTTTGACCAAGAGTATTGTGAACCAAATGACAACAGATCCGATTAATCGGATTAAGGAAATGGCAGGCACGAAGCAAGGTGATGAAGCTCTGCGCATGTTTACTCAGATTTTCGCTCTGGAAGATGCAGTAGAGATGGCCGCTGAAAAAGTGAGTCAGAGTGATGCTACAGCTCTGGCGAAACCAGCTGCTCACCTTAACGAAAACCGGCAAGACCCCGTGCCGGCTTATGCTCCGGCAGGCGTATAA
- the ccsA gene encoding cytochrome c biogenesis protein CcsA, giving the protein MTLAEQVYEALIYMYALSLLFYFSDCIRRNAGAKRTGTGFLVVVWGLQVTHVILRMWTEGHFPIYTTFDFLFIFSFSIVLMSLVMTRIQRSEFVILLLNVVGFSVTVLNRLWFTAGEISLHNWQTVHGLLIMHITLANLGFAALTVATVFALLYLFLHRKLKKKKWNDTMRRLPSLEVIGKYMDGATLIGTPLLGVSVMLAVLSIVAERRWILLLDLKVISTGLAIAIYVGYFVSKRRKQFSTIIMARWTLIGYGFVIISFLSNAYSAFHRWTGE; this is encoded by the coding sequence TTGACCCTTGCTGAACAAGTTTATGAAGCTCTAATCTATATGTATGCCCTGAGCCTACTGTTCTATTTCTCGGACTGCATTCGACGCAATGCGGGGGCGAAGCGGACAGGCACAGGGTTTCTTGTCGTTGTTTGGGGATTGCAGGTAACGCATGTCATATTGCGCATGTGGACTGAAGGCCATTTCCCCATCTATACCACCTTTGATTTTTTGTTTATATTTTCATTCAGTATTGTGCTGATGTCTCTCGTTATGACTCGCATCCAGCGTTCCGAATTTGTGATTTTGTTGCTGAATGTTGTAGGTTTTTCCGTTACGGTATTAAATCGACTGTGGTTTACGGCCGGAGAGATATCACTGCATAACTGGCAAACGGTACATGGATTACTCATTATGCATATTACCTTGGCGAATCTTGGTTTTGCGGCGTTAACCGTTGCTACGGTATTTGCCTTGTTATATCTGTTCTTGCACCGTAAGTTGAAGAAAAAAAAGTGGAATGATACGATGCGACGGCTGCCAAGCCTGGAAGTGATCGGTAAGTATATGGATGGTGCTACGTTGATAGGAACACCGCTCCTTGGTGTTTCTGTGATGCTTGCCGTATTATCCATTGTGGCGGAAAGACGCTGGATTCTGCTCTTGGATCTCAAAGTTATTTCGACAGGTCTTGCTATAGCCATCTATGTGGGTTATTTCGTATCCAAGAGAAGGAAACAGTTCTCTACGATTATCATGGCAAGATGGACACTGATCGGGTACGGATTTGTCATTATAAGTTTTTTATCCAATGCGTATTCAGCGTTTCATCGTTGGACGGGAGAGTGA
- a CDS encoding non-ribosomal peptide synthetase module, with the protein MAQRLATEYVKATMKLSEPQMHQFLRMTEDGRLHHRVKVLDNGCQEVVLGDVSGEEVHFPFDRIEGFYICELSCRLVNLHLTNVVRKLFVTFKGDGVVHRIYKGFTMTYVYAQGTVHKIVEKTGENTRVIYEYKNTLLELQHLFQARDVEREINRVYAEIDSLLDTRKDATAEQLHQIDETLARHQKRLFELEAY; encoded by the coding sequence ATGGCTCAGCGGTTAGCCACAGAGTACGTTAAGGCCACTATGAAATTGTCAGAACCCCAGATGCATCAGTTTTTGCGCATGACAGAAGACGGCAGGCTTCATCACCGGGTTAAGGTGTTGGACAATGGTTGTCAGGAGGTTGTGCTGGGGGATGTAAGTGGAGAAGAAGTGCATTTCCCTTTTGACCGCATAGAAGGGTTTTATATCTGTGAGTTATCTTGCCGCCTGGTGAACCTGCATCTGACCAACGTTGTCCGGAAGCTCTTTGTGACTTTTAAAGGTGACGGGGTCGTTCATCGGATCTATAAAGGGTTCACCATGACGTATGTTTATGCTCAAGGCACTGTCCACAAAATTGTGGAGAAGACCGGGGAGAACACCCGAGTGATCTATGAATACAAAAATACGTTGCTTGAATTGCAACATCTGTTCCAGGCCAGAGATGTAGAACGCGAAATCAACCGTGTGTATGCCGAGATCGATTCACTGCTGGACACTAGAAAAGATGCGACTGCTGAACAGCTCCATCAGATTGATGAGACCCTTGCTCGTCATCAAAAACGGTTGTTTGAGCTTGAAGCTTATTAA
- the speD gene encoding adenosylmethionine decarboxylase: MEYSTFGRHVAVDTWGVDFNLLNNAEYLEAQMIEAAEACGATVMSVQSKQFDPQGATVLVLLSESHLSIHTYPERGFAAIDCYTCGETVDPQLAIDYLVSVLKPEKTYAKKLVRGLGELQVETPEMNNQTERV; this comes from the coding sequence ATGGAATATTCAACTTTCGGAAGACACGTTGCTGTTGATACTTGGGGTGTCGACTTTAATCTACTGAACAATGCAGAGTATCTGGAAGCCCAAATGATTGAAGCAGCGGAGGCATGTGGCGCGACAGTGATGTCCGTACAGTCCAAGCAGTTTGATCCACAGGGAGCGACCGTACTTGTACTATTGTCTGAGAGCCATCTCTCCATTCATACGTATCCTGAGAGAGGTTTTGCAGCGATTGATTGTTACACTTGTGGGGAGACTGTAGATCCACAGCTTGCTATTGACTACCTGGTATCCGTATTAAAGCCTGAAAAAACGTATGCAAAGAAGTTGGTACGTGGATTGGGCGAATTGCAAGTTGAAACACCAGAGATGAACAACCAGACTGAACGGGTTTAA